From the unidentified bacterial endosymbiont genome, one window contains:
- a CDS encoding GNAT family N-acetyltransferase, whose translation MRVRHACKVDCAAIGEIYNYAVVHTAAIWNDTTVDTDNRIAWFEARTLMGYPVLVSEEDGVITGYASFGDWRAFDGFRHTVEHSVYVHADHQGKGVGRTLMNALIIEARKIGKHVMVAGIEAQNQASVHLHETLGFVTTGQMPQVGTKFGRWLDLTFMQLQLDERSNPDEMS comes from the coding sequence ATGCGTGTTCGTCATGCCTGTAAAGTAGATTGCGCCGCAATAGGTGAGATCTACAATTATGCGGTGGTGCATACCGCTGCAATCTGGAACGACACCACCGTTGATACCGATAACCGTATCGCCTGGTTCGAGGCGCGTACGCTGATGGGATATCCGGTACTGGTGAGTGAAGAGGATGGCGTTATCACCGGATATGCTTCCTTCGGCGACTGGCGAGCCTTTGACGGCTTTCGCCATACGGTAGAACATTCGGTTTACGTTCATGCGGATCATCAGGGTAAAGGCGTTGGTCGGACATTAATGAACGCGTTAATTATTGAAGCCCGTAAAATCGGTAAACACGTGATGGTGGCCGGTATTGAAGCGCAAAACCAGGCCTCTGTTCATCTGCATGAGACGCTGGGTTTTGTGACAACCGGGCAAATGCCGCAGGTGGGCACCAAGTTCGGCCGCTGGCTGGATTTAACCTTTATGCAGTTGCAGCTTGACGAGCGTAGCAACCCGGATGAGATGTCATGA
- a CDS encoding DMT family transporter, with translation MNQSLTLAFLVAAGVGLVVQNTLMVRITQTSSTILIAMLLNSLVGIVLFISILWFRQGFNGFGELASTVRWWTLIPGLLGSFFVFASISGYQNVGAATTIAVLVASQLIGGLLMDVLKSNGIPLRALIGPVCGAAMLVVGAWLVARRQF, from the coding sequence ATGAATCAATCGCTGACCCTGGCGTTTCTGGTCGCTGCGGGCGTCGGGCTGGTGGTACAAAATACCCTGATGGTGCGCATTACCCAGACCTCCTCCACCATTCTTATCGCAATGCTGTTGAATTCGCTGGTGGGTATCGTGCTGTTTATCTCTATTTTGTGGTTCAGACAGGGCTTCAACGGGTTTGGCGAGCTGGCCTCCACAGTGCGCTGGTGGACCCTGATCCCCGGACTATTAGGATCATTTTTTGTTTTCGCCAGTATCAGCGGATATCAGAACGTCGGCGCGGCGACAACTATCGCCGTGCTGGTGGCGAGCCAGTTAATTGGCGGGCTATTGATGGACGTGTTAAAAAGCAACGGCATACCTCTGCGCGCGCTGATTGGCCCGGTGTGCGGCGCAGCGATGCTGGTCGTGGGGGCCTGGCTGGTCGCCAGGCGTCAGTTTTAG
- a CDS encoding YdcY family protein — MSHLTEITARVDAALEESVIANMNTLLIELSDDAGLSREERFTQQQRLRTAIAHHGKQHKEEMDARHEQLTKGGTIL; from the coding sequence ATGTCACATTTAACCGAGATCACCGCCCGCGTTGATGCGGCCCTTGAAGAGAGCGTTATCGCGAATATGAATACATTGCTGATTGAATTAAGCGATGACGCCGGGCTGAGCCGCGAAGAGCGTTTTACCCAGCAACAGCGTCTACGTACCGCGATAGCCCATCACGGTAAGCAGCACAAGGAAGAGATGGACGCGCGCCACGAGCAACTGACGAAGGGCGGGACGATCCTCTAA
- a CDS encoding ABC transporter substrate-binding protein, whose product MSTGKTLLAFALSALLPASAAWAASNDTIIYCSEASPESFNPQIASSGPSFVASSQVLYNRLINFDPQKNTPVPSLAESWTISPDGKTYTFTLRKGVKFNSNKYFKPTRDFNADDVIFSVMRQKDPKHPYHHVSQGNYEYFNDVGLDKLIQVIKKTDDYHVQFTLSEPNAAFLADWGMDFASILSAEYANDMLKKGTPENVDTWPIGTGPYVLQQYKVDSLIRYVANPNYWDGPVPTRHLIFSITPNAETRLAKLQTNECQIIPAPSPVQFAVINKNKDLTLHSVDALNVGYLAFNTEKKPFDNVLVRQALNYATDKQAIVNAVFMGSGTVAKSPIPPNMLGFREDLQDYRYDPEKAKALLKQAGLEQGADVTLWSMPVQRPYNPNSRRIAEMVQADWAKVGVKARIVSYEWGEYLSGMRKGEHDTALFGWMSDNGDPDNFADVLLGCNSIKTGSNAARWCDKGYDSLVQKAKLTSNPAERAKLYGQAQDIFYQQAPWIALANGKTFYATRSNITGYSVSLMGSDFSKAKLN is encoded by the coding sequence CGGCGAGCAACGACACCATTATTTACTGCTCAGAGGCCTCGCCGGAGTCCTTCAACCCGCAGATTGCCAGCTCCGGCCCCTCATTTGTTGCCAGTTCTCAAGTGCTATATAATCGCCTGATCAATTTTGACCCGCAAAAAAACACCCCTGTTCCGTCACTGGCAGAGTCATGGACAATATCTCCCGACGGCAAGACTTATACGTTTACGCTGCGTAAGGGCGTAAAGTTCAACAGTAATAAATACTTCAAGCCGACCCGCGACTTTAATGCCGATGATGTCATTTTCTCCGTTATGCGTCAGAAAGACCCTAAACATCCATATCACCACGTTTCGCAGGGTAATTACGAATATTTTAATGATGTAGGGCTGGATAAGCTCATCCAGGTAATTAAGAAGACCGATGATTATCATGTTCAGTTTACCCTCAGCGAACCTAACGCGGCCTTCCTGGCCGACTGGGGAATGGATTTCGCATCCATTCTCTCGGCTGAATATGCTAACGACATGCTGAAAAAGGGAACACCTGAAAACGTCGATACCTGGCCCATCGGCACCGGGCCTTATGTATTGCAGCAGTACAAGGTGGATTCACTGATTCGCTATGTCGCCAACCCGAACTACTGGGACGGCCCCGTACCGACCAGGCACCTGATTTTCTCAATCACCCCCAACGCGGAAACACGCCTGGCGAAACTGCAAACTAACGAATGCCAGATTATTCCCGCGCCTTCGCCGGTACAGTTTGCTGTCATCAACAAAAATAAGGATCTGACGCTACATTCAGTGGATGCGCTGAACGTGGGCTACCTGGCGTTTAACACCGAGAAAAAACCCTTTGATAACGTGCTGGTGCGCCAGGCGCTGAACTATGCGACCGACAAGCAGGCCATCGTGAACGCGGTATTTATGGGGTCCGGTACGGTGGCAAAATCGCCCATCCCGCCCAACATGCTGGGCTTCAGGGAAGATCTGCAGGACTACCGCTACGATCCTGAAAAAGCGAAAGCCCTGCTCAAGCAGGCCGGTCTGGAGCAAGGCGCGGACGTTACGCTTTGGTCCATGCCAGTGCAACGGCCCTATAACCCAAATTCACGCCGTATTGCGGAAATGGTCCAGGCAGACTGGGCGAAAGTGGGCGTGAAGGCGAGAATCGTCTCATATGAATGGGGGGAATATCTTTCCGGCATGCGCAAAGGCGAGCATGACACCGCGCTGTTTGGCTGGATGTCCGATAACGGTGACCCGGATAATTTTGCCGATGTGCTGCTGGGGTGTAACAGCATTAAGACCGGTTCAAACGCCGCACGCTGGTGTGACAAGGGGTATGATTCCCTGGTCCAGAAAGCCAAACTAACCAGCAACCCCGCCGAGCGTGCGAAGCTGTACGGTCAGGCTCAGGACATTTTCTACCAGCAGGCGCCGTGGATTGCGCTGGCTAACGGCAAAACATTCTATGCAACCCGCAGTAATATCACGGGTTACAGCGTGAGCCTGATGGGAAGCGATTTCTCAAAAGCGAAACTGAACTGA